From Anopheles darlingi chromosome 2, idAnoDarlMG_H_01, whole genome shotgun sequence, the proteins below share one genomic window:
- the LOC125948634 gene encoding ADP-ribosylation factor-like protein 8, giving the protein MLALINRILDWFKSLFWKEEMELTLVGLQYSGKTTFVNVIASGQFCEDMIPTVGFNMRKVTKGNVTIKVWDIGGQPRFRSMWERYCRGVNAIVYMVDAADLDKMEASRNELHSLLDKPQLAGIPVLVLGNKRDIPGALDETGLIERMNLSTIQDREICCYSISCKEKDNIDITLQWLIAHSKSQSR; this is encoded by the exons ATGTTGGCCCTCATCAATCGCATCCTGGATTGGTTCAAGAGTCTCTTCTGGAAGGAAGAGATGGAGCTGACGCTGGTCGGACTCCAGTACTCCGGCAAGACGACCTTTGTCAACGTAATCGCC TCAGGACAGTTCTGCGAGGATATGATACCGACGGTCGGATTCAACATGCGCAAAGTGACCAAGGGTAACGTCACCATTAAGGTCTGGGACATCGGTGGTCAGCCCCGATTCCGTTCCATGTGGGAACGGTACTGCCGCGGAGTGAATGCAATCGT CTACATGGTTGATGCAGCGGATTTGGATAAGATGGAAGCGTCAAGGAATGAGCTGCATTCGCTGCTTGATAAGCCGCAGCTGGCCGGCATACCGGTGCTAGTTCTAGGCAACAAGCGTGACATACCCGGGGCACTCGATGAAACAGGATTGATCGAACGAAT GAACCTATCTACCATACAGGATCGAGAGATCTGTTGTTATAGTATTTCGTGCAAAGAGAAAGACAACATCGACATAACGTTGCAGTGGCTGATTGCCCATTCTAAGAGCCAAAGCCGCTAA
- the LOC125948595 gene encoding protein phosphatase 1 regulatory subunit 21 gives MEAENSNKYQKLATEYSKLRAQASVLKRAVLEEQNKNASLRESLRTREATLRKSEQEVDSLGFRNKQLERRVAALQENLEQELKKGSGGKAAKTKSPSNESITGSGSDGGVIAEELQKKILENAQLANSVEDRVAEVKQLQNRIEGLNRELQQQAVVEQKLRKELELLTVRNSELESKASEAASTIGSEDGLSVTTDMENHYNHFTASSNSAQQTHNNGNGGTNNTTSVVSHDDRIVFLEKELTHWRAQYELLKIETSSQMRKAAPAKTEQKEDPFSSSTTDRSNRSVDDNQQQSEELTREQKLTHCFTKSIEELFHDKCRAESKLASHFIECQRLQTHLEVVKNRLKEQEEASREQERRYRIIEDELSRTRLNYEEQISVLTEQVISLSDQLAKAK, from the exons ATGGAGGCAGAAAACTCCAACAAGTATCAGAAACTTGCCACGGAATACTCCAAA CTGCGAGCACAGGCAAGTGTTTTGAAGCGGGCCGTGCTCGAGGAACAGAACAAGAATGCGTCCCTTCGTGAATCTCTGCGCACGCGGGAAGCTACACTGCGAAAGTCAGAGCAGGAGGTGGACAGTTTGGGCTTCCGAAACAAACAGCTAGAGCGGCGTGTGGCCGCACTACAGGAGAACCTGGAGCAGGAACTCAAAAAGGGAAGTGGTGGCAAGGcggcgaaaacgaaatcgcCCAGCAACGAGAGCATCACCGGATCGGGATCCGATGGAGGCGTGATTGCTGAGGAGCTGCAGAAGAAGATTCTCGAGAACGCACAGCTCGCGAACAGTGTAGAGGATAGAGTGGCCGAGGTGAAACAATTGCAAAATCGCATTGAAGGCCTCAACCGAGAGCTACAGCAACAGGCGGTTGTGGAACAGAAGCTACGGAAAGAGCTCGAACTACTAACCGTTCGCAATTCCGAACTAGAATCGAAAGCATCCGAAGCTGCCAGTACG ATCGGAAGCGAGGATGGGCTGAGCGTGACGACGGATATGGAAAACCACTATAACCATTTCACGGCCAGTTCGAACAGTGCGCAGCAGACACACAACAATGGAAACGGTGGTACGAACAATACCACCTCCGTGGTCAGTCATGACGATCGGATAGTGTTTCTCGAAAAGGAACTCACTCACTGGCGAGCGCAGTACGAGCTGCTGAAGATTGAAACTTCTAGTCAAATGCGAAAGGCTGCTCCGGCAAAGACGGAACAGAAGGAGGACCCCTTCTCCTCAAGCACCACTGACAGAAGCAACAG ATCCGTGGATGAtaatcagcagcagagtgaAGAGCTGACGCGAGAACAGAAGCTGACGCACTGTTTTACGAAGAGTATAGAGGAATTGTTTCATGACAAATGCCGGGCAGAATCGAAACTGGCTTCGCATTTCATCGAA TGTCAAAGACTGCAGACTCATTTGGAAGTTGTCAAAAATAGGCTtaaggagcaggaagaggccAGCCGGGAGCAGGAGCGCCGTTACCGCATCATCGAAGATGAACTA TCTCGCACTCGTCTCAACTACGAGGAGCAGATTAGCGTTCTGACGGAGCAAGTGATAAGCTTAAGTGATCAGCTAGCAAAGGCCAAGTAA
- the LOC125948617 gene encoding pre-mRNA-splicing factor ISY1 homolog: protein MARNAEKAMTTLARWRAAKETETGKQERRPYLASECRDLGQCEKWRVEIIREISKKVAQIQNAGLGEFRIRDLNDEINKLLREKRHWENQISDLGGPHYRRYGPRMFDADGREVPGNRGYKYFGAAKDLPGVRELFEQEPPPPPKKTRAELMKDIDADYYGYRDDDDGILLPLEEKAEKVAVQKAVEEWKQIRAKGSEASKKDEEDEPDIYGSDAYITRDAEKEVRDDPMGLLGPRFTAHVPVPSQKDIEAALLKKRKQELMKKYGIDEDEPM from the exons atg GCCCGTAATGCGGAAAAGGCTAT GACGACGCTTGCTCGTTGGAGAGCGGCCAAAGAAACAGAAACCGGTAAACAGGAACGCCGTCCGTATCTCGCCTCCGAGTGTCGCGATCTCGGTCAGTGTGAAAAGTGGCGCGTAGAGATCATCCGTGAGATCTCCAAAAAGGTTGCACAAATTCAAAACG CCGGTTTGGGCGAGTTTCGGATACGCGATCTGAACGATGAAATCAACAAACTGCTTCGAGAGAAGCGACACTGGGAAAATCAAATATCCGACCTGGGCGGACCGCACTATCGGCGCTATGGGCCGCGAATGTTCGATGCCGATGGGCGCGAAGTGCCGGGCAATCGGGGATACAAATACTTTGGCGCTGCCAAGGATCTACCGGGAGTGCGGGAACTGTTTGAACaggagccaccgccaccaccgaagaaAACACGGGCCGAGCTGATGAAGGACATCGATGCGGATTACTACGGctatcgtgatgatgatgacggtatTTTGCTTCCTTTGGAGGAAAAGGCGGAAAAGGTCGCCGTCCAGAAAGCGGTGGAAGAGTGGAAGCAGATCCgagcgaaaggaagcgaaGCCAGTaaaaaggacgaagaagatgaaccGGACATCTACGGCTCGGATGCCTACATTACCAGGGATGCCGAGAAGGAGGTGCGCGATGATCCAATGGGTCTTCTAGGACCACGATTCACCGCTCACGTCCCGGTACCCAGTCAGAAGGACATCGAAGCGGCCCTGCTAAAGAAGCGAAAGCAAGAACTGATGAAAAAGTACGGCATCGATGAGGATGAACCCATGTGA